The following proteins are co-located in the Frigidibacter mobilis genome:
- the hypE gene encoding hydrogenase expression/formation protein HypE yields MALRDTHVTMAHGGGGRAMRDLIEEVFTSVFQPPGSEDQARLMDAALQQPGARLAFTTDSFVVTPLEFPGGDIGKLAVCGTVNDLAVGGARPLWLSAAFIIEEGCEIALLRRIVGSMAAEAALAGVRIVTGDTKVVDRGKGDGVFITTAGVGVIPQGREIGARHIRPGDAVIVNGVLGDHGATILAARGDLALSVDLVSDCAGLGHLMQAALAAAPGLRAARDCTRGGLASALNEMAAEAGVAVELDETLLPLRPEVAGLCELLGLDPLYLANEGRLVLFCPADQAEMALAAMRALPEGRGACIIGEAKPGPAGRVTLRTAFGGARLVDMLIGEQLPRIC; encoded by the coding sequence ATGGCCCTGCGCGATACCCATGTGACGATGGCCCACGGCGGCGGCGGGCGCGCGATGCGCGATCTGATCGAGGAGGTTTTCACCTCGGTCTTCCAGCCGCCCGGGTCCGAGGACCAGGCGCGGTTGATGGACGCCGCACTGCAGCAGCCCGGCGCGCGGCTGGCCTTCACCACCGACAGTTTCGTCGTGACGCCGCTGGAATTCCCGGGCGGCGATATCGGCAAGCTGGCGGTCTGCGGCACGGTCAACGACCTGGCCGTGGGCGGGGCGCGGCCCTTGTGGCTGTCGGCGGCCTTCATCATCGAGGAGGGCTGCGAGATCGCGCTGCTGCGCCGCATCGTGGGCTCGATGGCGGCAGAGGCGGCACTGGCGGGGGTCAGGATCGTCACCGGCGACACCAAGGTGGTGGACCGTGGCAAGGGTGACGGGGTGTTCATCACCACCGCCGGGGTGGGAGTGATCCCGCAGGGGCGCGAGATCGGTGCGCGGCATATCCGGCCCGGCGATGCCGTCATCGTCAATGGTGTGCTGGGCGATCACGGCGCCACCATCCTTGCCGCGCGCGGCGATCTGGCGCTGTCGGTCGATCTGGTCTCGGATTGCGCCGGGCTTGGCCATCTGATGCAGGCGGCGCTTGCCGCCGCCCCGGGCCTGCGCGCCGCGCGCGATTGTACCCGCGGCGGGCTGGCCAGCGCCCTGAACGAAATGGCGGCCGAGGCAGGGGTGGCGGTGGAGCTTGACGAAACCCTGCTGCCGCTGCGCCCCGAGGTGGCGGGGCTGTGCGAGCTTCTGGGGCTCGACCCGCTCTATCTGGCCAATGAGGGCCGCCTGGTGCTGTTCTGCCCCGCCGATCAGGCCGAAATGGCCCTGGCGGCGATGCGCGCCCTTCCCGAAGGCCGTGGCGCCTGCATCATCGGCGAGGCGAAGCCCGGCCCCGCGGGCCGCGTCACCCTGCGGACGGCCTTTGGCGGGGCCCGGCTGGTGGATATGCTGATCGGAGAGCAGCTGCCCCGCATCTGCTGA
- a CDS encoding CopG family transcriptional regulator, which translates to MGEGKFFRDKAPDSEKITINLGFVDLGRIDLLVQEGFYSNRSDFIRAAIRKQLEVHGGTVEKTIERHTMELGLRDYGRAELEQLRAAGEILHVRVVGLARIGADVSPDLARATIGSITVLGALQAPADIKNALADRIS; encoded by the coding sequence ATGGGCGAGGGAAAGTTCTTTCGGGACAAGGCGCCTGACAGCGAGAAGATCACCATCAACCTCGGGTTCGTCGACCTTGGCCGCATAGACCTGCTGGTCCAGGAGGGTTTCTATTCGAACCGCAGCGACTTCATCCGCGCCGCGATCCGCAAGCAGCTGGAGGTTCACGGCGGCACCGTCGAGAAAACGATCGAACGCCACACGATGGAACTGGGCCTGCGCGACTATGGCCGTGCAGAGCTGGAACAGCTTCGCGCGGCTGGCGAGATCCTGCATGTCAGGGTTGTCGGTCTGGCCCGCATCGGCGCCGATGTCTCTCCCGACCTTGCCCGGGCCACCATCGGCTCCATCACCGTCCTTGGCGCGCTTCAGGCGCCCGCGGACATCAAGAACGCCCTGGCCGACCGCATCAGCTAG
- a CDS encoding alpha/beta hydrolase family esterase, with the protein MIDFPSGAWRKASGAARRLRLGSAQDLVTRTLARHGLAPGPADPGGAAGLSAALSALLGRMLPPAGTAQAPARHPEGGSFAESSFTCAAGSRRLRTYVPASAPDGIRGLVVMLHSCTQTPEDFAAGTGMNALAEAHRFVVVYPQQSRGHNAQSCWNWFSRGDQRRERGEPAILAGMTREAVARYGVPADRVFVAGLSAGAAMAVILGETYPDLFRAVGAHSGLPAGAASDVPSAFAAMAGQGSGSPDSPAEGPAMRTIVFHGSADATVHPSNGDRIARHALARGPRQSLQTEDQGEAGGRSFRRSTTYAEDGTALVEHWIVEGMGHAWSGGQPSGSYTDARGPDASAEMIRFFFAGRSAD; encoded by the coding sequence ATGATCGACTTCCCGTCCGGCGCATGGCGCAAGGCGAGCGGGGCTGCGCGCCGCCTGCGGCTCGGCTCTGCCCAAGACCTCGTGACCCGTACCCTTGCCCGGCATGGGCTGGCACCGGGCCCTGCCGATCCCGGCGGCGCGGCCGGCTTGTCCGCGGCGCTGTCGGCCCTGCTTGGCCGGATGCTGCCGCCCGCCGGCACCGCGCAAGCGCCTGCCCGGCACCCCGAGGGCGGCAGCTTCGCCGAGAGCAGCTTTACCTGCGCCGCCGGCAGCCGCCGCTTGCGCACCTATGTGCCCGCCTCGGCGCCGGACGGCATCCGCGGGCTTGTCGTGATGCTGCATAGCTGCACCCAGACCCCCGAAGACTTCGCCGCCGGTACCGGCATGAACGCCCTCGCCGAGGCGCATCGCTTCGTTGTCGTCTATCCGCAGCAGTCGCGCGGCCACAACGCCCAGTCGTGCTGGAACTGGTTCAGCCGCGGCGACCAGCGGCGCGAGCGTGGCGAGCCGGCAATCCTTGCGGGCATGACCCGCGAGGCGGTTGCCCGGTACGGTGTTCCGGCCGACCGGGTGTTTGTCGCGGGCCTTTCGGCCGGGGCCGCGATGGCGGTGATCCTGGGCGAGACCTACCCGGATCTTTTCCGCGCTGTCGGCGCGCATTCGGGCTTGCCGGCGGGGGCCGCGTCCGACGTGCCCTCGGCCTTTGCGGCAATGGCCGGGCAGGGCAGCGGCAGCCCGGACAGCCCCGCCGAGGGTCCCGCGATGCGCACGATCGTTTTCCACGGCAGCGCCGATGCCACCGTCCATCCGTCGAACGGCGACAGGATCGCCCGGCACGCGCTGGCCCGCGGCCCGCGGCAGAGCCTTCAGACCGAGGATCAGGGCGAGGCCGGCGGCCGTTCCTTCCGCCGCAGCACCACCTATGCCGAGGATGGCACGGCGCTTGTCGAACACTGGATCGTGGAGGGGATGGGCCATGCCTGGTCCGGAGGCCAGCCCTCCGGAAGCTACACCGATGCGCGGGGGCCAGATGCCAGCGCCGAGATGATCCGCTTCTTTTTCGCAGGCCGCAGCGCGGACTAG
- a CDS encoding excalibur calcium-binding domain-containing protein has product MLLALLIPACAQPPSAQVEALGKQPTSSLCTAHVAASGADLLAIEAELGVRGALQCKTTYGSTSYVGQRTAGSVGRPLYARSTADAAAGDDRNCSDFVSAAEAQRFFIANGGPTRDPHRLDGDGDGNACEWGRTLKSSVAKYRPKPVQYTAPRRSTPTCHTGPRGGRFYYSASGNKVYGC; this is encoded by the coding sequence ATGCTGCTTGCGCTCCTGATCCCTGCCTGCGCGCAGCCGCCATCGGCACAGGTTGAAGCTCTGGGCAAGCAACCCACCTCATCGCTCTGCACCGCGCATGTTGCCGCCAGCGGCGCGGACCTGCTGGCAATCGAAGCGGAGCTTGGGGTCAGGGGCGCACTGCAATGCAAGACGACCTATGGCAGCACATCCTATGTCGGCCAGAGGACTGCGGGATCGGTGGGACGCCCGCTTTACGCCCGAAGCACGGCCGACGCCGCCGCGGGCGATGACAGGAATTGCAGCGACTTTGTATCGGCGGCCGAGGCGCAACGGTTTTTCATCGCCAATGGCGGGCCGACCAGGGATCCGCACCGGCTTGATGGGGATGGCGATGGCAACGCCTGCGAATGGGGCCGGACACTGAAATCGAGCGTGGCCAAATACAGGCCCAAGCCGGTTCAGTATACAGCGCCGCGCAGATCCACGCCGACCTGCCACACAGGGCCGAGAGGCGGGCGCTTCTACTACAGCGCAAGCGGGAACAAGGTTTACGGATGCTGA
- a CDS encoding ABC transporter ATP-binding protein, producing the protein MTAHTLAAHGLHAGYGDRAVLQGLELSIPPGRITAIVGANACGKSTLLRSLSRLLAPAQGQVLLDGKSVHKMPPRHLARQMGLLPQSPAAPDGITVLDLVSRGRHPHHGLLSRWTGQDDAAVAAALQATGTTDLAERAVDELSGGQRQRVWIAMALAQETGLLLLDEPTTFLDIAHQIEVLDLLTDLNHARGTTIVMVLHDLNLAARYADTLVALRAGRVHAAGPPEAVLTEAMVEAVFGLPCQTLPDPVSGRPMMLPIGRHGRQAPRG; encoded by the coding sequence ATGACCGCCCACACCCTTGCCGCCCACGGCCTTCACGCGGGCTATGGCGACCGCGCCGTGCTGCAGGGGCTGGAGCTTTCCATCCCGCCCGGCAGGATCACCGCCATCGTCGGCGCCAATGCCTGCGGCAAGTCCACCCTGCTGCGCAGCCTGTCGCGGCTGCTGGCGCCCGCGCAGGGGCAGGTGCTGCTCGACGGCAAATCGGTCCACAAGATGCCGCCGCGCCACCTGGCCCGGCAGATGGGCCTGCTGCCGCAATCCCCGGCTGCACCCGACGGCATCACCGTGCTCGACCTCGTCAGCCGCGGTCGCCACCCCCATCACGGTCTGCTCTCGCGCTGGACCGGGCAGGACGATGCCGCCGTCGCCGCCGCGCTGCAAGCGACCGGCACCACCGACCTGGCCGAACGCGCGGTGGACGAGCTGTCGGGCGGCCAGCGCCAGCGGGTCTGGATCGCAATGGCGCTGGCGCAGGAAACCGGCCTGCTGCTGCTGGACGAGCCGACCACCTTCCTCGACATCGCCCATCAGATCGAGGTTCTGGACCTGCTGACCGACCTCAACCATGCCCGCGGCACCACCATCGTGATGGTGCTGCACGACCTGAACCTGGCCGCGCGCTATGCCGATACGCTGGTCGCGCTTCGGGCGGGCCGCGTCCATGCCGCCGGCCCGCCCGAAGCGGTGCTGACCGAGGCGATGGTCGAGGCCGTCTTCGGCCTGCCCTGCCAGACCCTGCCGGACCCGGTCAGCGGCCGCCCGATGATGCTGCCCATCGGCCGCCACGGGCGACAGGCACCCCGCGGCTGA